A single window of Streptomyces sp. NBC_00464 DNA harbors:
- a CDS encoding ABC transporter permease, protein MTGFVFLRIRAHRLLLAAAVLAVLLTTSVLAALTAFSGSIGDAALRHTLTHRSAAPASLVISAQVERDRRAAADASARKAARDTFDGLPVTVRKLESSGPYALPRSLQDPAARRGDPDLTHFASLDRSRIRLTAGRPPVAGAGRAGAPVQVALPTTAADVLGLKPGARLKLTDRLGGKPVQILVTGLYKAADQSDPYWQLDALGGRGIRKVVFTTYGPLLTDPAVLGSGRISSGEMSWLAAADFRTVTTDRMAALHESATTGPKALLAVAEFKDGASAQTSLPTVLDQIDRALLVSRSTLTIVAVQLVLLAGYALLLVARLLSSERGGETELLRARGGSRARITSLAAVEALLLALPAALVAPLLSGPLTRLLADRSELSRIGLRLDGGVTGQVWLIAAVTALACALAVVAPALAASAGGRRSTRSAALPAPVRAGADIALLVIAAVAYWQLDRQTKGSGGGALSGDRQGDLGIDPLLVAAPALALLAGTVLTLRLLPPAARLAERRAAGGRGLATALAGWQFSRRPLRGAGPVLLLVLAVAMGMLAIGQSASWNRSQSDQADFRSGASVRMTGGVSADPAKSGAYAKLPGVRNAAPAFRASVDLSDERTAEVLALDTARADERMLMRDDLGDGSVDGLFDTLSPPKPARAGLLLPKNSTQLRFDVRISAVTAPGKVSPSGMGPLVTVGLEDRYGIPYQVVVGSVPVDGKAHPVSVDVAAAGELALTGIELDSKQPVGHGESHRLAVSALRTVGTGGAEQRVPVPDGFRWEAAVTADAFGEVEPGAPAHPTASATTPLGLDNATGSVTAEDAVWAVPALNVRITATRAKAPAALNAVATDAYLKATGAKQGQDIDVTLAGETVRVRIARTVHRLPTTGPGSGSSASTGESQRARDGGALLLDLRSLAQVFAERPNARLTATEWWLSTEPGRAAEVAAALRKQPDTDPAQVQVRDEVAEDLISDPLGAGPQSALLAVAVIAAALAAVGFAVAAVGSQRERSAEFAVLRALGTPRRQLARMTAAEQGVLITIGLLVGAALGALLTRAVVPLIVLTGQAAQPVPPVLVQLPAGQVAALLAGVAALPLLIVAALTLRRADPATSLRTQGDN, encoded by the coding sequence GTGACGGGGTTCGTCTTTCTGCGGATAAGGGCCCACCGGCTCCTTCTCGCCGCAGCCGTCCTGGCCGTCCTCCTGACCACCTCGGTCCTGGCCGCCCTCACCGCCTTCTCCGGATCCATCGGTGACGCCGCGCTGCGCCACACCCTGACCCACCGCTCCGCCGCGCCCGCCTCCCTCGTCATATCCGCGCAGGTGGAGCGGGACCGGCGGGCCGCCGCCGACGCGTCCGCGCGCAAGGCCGCCCGTGACACGTTCGACGGGCTCCCGGTGACCGTACGGAAGCTGGAGTCCTCCGGGCCGTACGCGCTACCGCGCAGTCTTCAGGACCCCGCCGCCCGTCGCGGCGATCCCGACCTCACGCACTTCGCCTCCCTGGACCGCAGCCGGATCCGGCTCACCGCGGGCCGCCCGCCGGTCGCCGGCGCGGGCAGGGCCGGCGCCCCCGTCCAGGTCGCGCTCCCGACCACGGCCGCCGACGTCCTCGGGCTGAAGCCCGGAGCCCGGCTGAAGCTCACCGACCGGCTCGGCGGGAAGCCCGTACAGATCCTGGTCACCGGCCTCTACAAGGCCGCGGACCAGTCCGATCCGTACTGGCAGCTGGACGCGCTCGGGGGGCGCGGCATCCGCAAGGTCGTCTTCACGACGTACGGTCCGCTGCTCACCGACCCGGCCGTGCTCGGCTCCGGCCGGATCAGTTCCGGCGAGATGTCCTGGCTGGCCGCCGCCGACTTCCGGACCGTCACCACGGACCGGATGGCCGCGCTGCACGAGTCGGCGACCACGGGACCGAAGGCCCTGCTCGCCGTTGCGGAGTTCAAGGACGGGGCCAGTGCGCAGACCTCGCTGCCCACCGTTCTCGACCAGATCGACCGGGCCCTGCTGGTCTCCCGCTCCACGCTGACGATCGTGGCGGTGCAGCTGGTCCTGCTCGCCGGGTACGCCCTGCTGCTGGTGGCACGGCTGCTCAGCAGCGAGCGCGGCGGCGAGACCGAGCTGCTGCGGGCGCGCGGCGGATCGCGCGCCCGGATCACCTCGCTCGCCGCGGTCGAGGCGCTGCTGCTGGCGCTGCCGGCCGCCCTCGTCGCCCCGCTGCTCTCCGGACCGCTCACCCGGCTCCTGGCGGACCGCAGCGAACTCTCCCGGATCGGGCTGCGGCTCGACGGAGGCGTCACCGGCCAGGTGTGGCTGATCGCGGCCGTCACCGCGCTGGCCTGCGCACTCGCGGTCGTGGCCCCGGCGCTGGCCGCCAGTGCCGGGGGGCGGCGCTCCACCCGTTCCGCCGCGCTGCCCGCGCCGGTGCGGGCGGGCGCGGACATCGCTCTGCTGGTGATCGCGGCGGTCGCGTACTGGCAGCTGGACCGGCAGACCAAGGGCTCGGGCGGCGGCGCGCTCAGCGGCGACCGCCAGGGCGATCTCGGCATCGATCCGCTGCTGGTGGCCGCGCCCGCGCTGGCCCTGCTCGCCGGCACCGTACTGACGCTGCGTCTGCTGCCCCCCGCCGCGAGGCTCGCGGAACGCCGGGCGGCGGGCGGCCGCGGTCTGGCGACGGCACTGGCCGGCTGGCAGTTCAGCCGCCGCCCCCTGCGCGGGGCCGGGCCGGTGCTGCTGCTGGTGCTCGCGGTGGCGATGGGGATGCTGGCGATCGGGCAGAGCGCCTCCTGGAACCGTTCGCAGAGCGACCAGGCCGACTTCAGGTCAGGTGCGTCGGTGCGCATGACGGGCGGGGTCAGCGCGGACCCGGCGAAATCGGGTGCGTACGCGAAGCTGCCGGGCGTACGGAACGCGGCGCCCGCCTTCCGCGCATCGGTGGACCTCTCCGACGAGCGCACCGCAGAGGTACTGGCGCTGGACACCGCGCGCGCCGACGAGCGGATGCTGATGCGCGACGACCTCGGCGACGGGTCCGTGGACGGGCTGTTCGACACGCTCTCCCCGCCGAAGCCGGCCCGCGCCGGACTGCTGCTGCCGAAGAACAGCACGCAGCTCCGCTTCGACGTACGGATCTCCGCCGTGACCGCGCCCGGCAAGGTCTCGCCGTCCGGCATGGGGCCGCTGGTCACCGTGGGTCTTGAGGACCGCTACGGCATCCCGTACCAGGTGGTCGTGGGCTCCGTGCCCGTCGACGGCAAGGCGCATCCGGTCTCGGTCGACGTGGCCGCCGCCGGTGAGCTCGCCCTCACCGGGATCGAGCTGGACAGCAAGCAGCCCGTCGGCCACGGGGAATCGCACCGGCTCGCCGTGAGCGCCCTGCGGACCGTCGGGACGGGCGGCGCCGAACAGCGGGTCCCGGTCCCGGACGGCTTCCGCTGGGAGGCGGCGGTGACCGCCGACGCGTTCGGTGAGGTGGAGCCCGGTGCGCCCGCCCACCCGACCGCCTCGGCCACGACCCCGCTGGGCCTCGACAACGCCACGGGATCCGTCACGGCCGAGGACGCGGTGTGGGCGGTCCCGGCCCTCAACGTGCGGATCACCGCGACCCGCGCCAAGGCCCCGGCCGCCCTGAACGCCGTGGCCACGGACGCCTATCTGAAGGCGACCGGGGCGAAGCAGGGGCAGGACATCGACGTGACCCTGGCCGGCGAGACGGTCCGGGTGCGGATCGCGCGGACCGTGCACCGGCTGCCGACCACCGGACCCGGCTCGGGCTCCTCCGCCTCCACCGGGGAATCGCAGCGGGCGCGGGACGGCGGGGCCCTGCTTCTCGACCTCCGCTCCCTGGCCCAGGTCTTCGCCGAGCGCCCCAACGCCCGGCTCACCGCCACCGAGTGGTGGCTGAGCACCGAACCGGGCCGGGCCGCCGAGGTCGCGGCCGCGCTGCGCAAGCAGCCCGACACCGACCCCGCACAGGTCCAGGTGCGCGACGAGGTCGCCGAGGACCTGATCAGCGACCCGCTGGGGGCCGGTCCGCAGTCCGCGCTGCTCGCGGTGGCGGTCATCGCCGCCGCGCTGGCCGCGGTCGGCTTCGCCGTGGCCGCGGTCGGATCGCAGCGGGAGCGTTCCGCCGAGTTCGCCGTACTGCGGGCCCTGGGCACCCCTCGCCGCCAGCTCGCCCGGATGACCGCCGCCGAACAGGGCGTACTGATCACGATCGGGCTGCTCGTCGGGGCCGCGCTCGGAGCCCTCCTCACCCGGGCCGTCGTGCCGCTGATCGTGCTGACCGGACAGGCGGCCCAGCCGGTGCCCCCGGTGCTGGTACAGCTGCCGGCCGGACAGGTGGCCGCGCTGCTGGCCGGGGTGGCGGCGCTGCCGCTGCTCATCGTCGCGGCCCTCACGCTGCGCCGCGCCGACCCGGCGACATCGCTGCGCACCCAGGGGGACAACTGA
- a CDS encoding FHA domain-containing protein has translation MPTCPNGHQSGSEDWCEVCGHRMAGTGAPAGAVPPPPPPPPAPGYGYPQGSGPDATQQAELCPQCRTPRESMAPYCEECRWNFLTNTATSYTPLAPQHGVPGGPGGPVPGLNLPPGFQAQPPGPPQPREPRDPFEYQSSRPSQVNRSAEPLSSGPGPGRPGPPGPGQQPPHPFQQQGQQQGQHQGPPPPPPFQQQGQQGGPQGFPQGQQHVQQQNSPQGSPPPPFQQGEQGPPPPPFQQQGEQGPPPPPFQQQGPPPPFQQQGQQGPPPPFQQQQSAPPAFQQTTPPVFEQPGPPAPPQPQGPLTGGDDWLLSPPSQAQGPQAPMQQPPYPGQDQGPGQAQGPGQGQGPGQAQGPGQGQGQPPQSMNWTAVIAPDREYFLAMMQRSGPEATGLNLPAYSPEQQLPLIGNQITIGRRRHSTGESPDIDLSVPPEDPGVSHQHAVLVQQPDSSWAVVDQNSTNGTTLNGAEDPIQPYVPVPLQDGDQVHVGAWTTITIRRD, from the coding sequence CGCCACCCGCGCCCGGCTACGGATATCCGCAGGGCTCCGGCCCCGACGCGACCCAGCAGGCCGAGCTCTGCCCCCAGTGCCGCACCCCGCGGGAGTCCATGGCTCCGTACTGCGAGGAATGCCGCTGGAACTTCCTCACGAACACCGCGACGTCGTACACACCCCTGGCACCGCAGCACGGCGTTCCGGGTGGTCCGGGCGGTCCGGTCCCTGGTCTGAATCTGCCGCCGGGCTTCCAGGCGCAGCCGCCGGGCCCGCCGCAGCCGCGCGAGCCCCGCGATCCGTTCGAGTACCAGAGCTCGCGTCCCTCGCAGGTGAACCGCTCGGCCGAGCCGCTCTCGTCCGGTCCGGGGCCTGGTCGGCCCGGCCCTCCGGGACCGGGTCAGCAGCCCCCTCACCCGTTCCAGCAGCAAGGACAGCAGCAGGGCCAGCACCAGGGCCCGCCGCCTCCGCCGCCGTTCCAGCAGCAGGGACAGCAGGGCGGTCCGCAGGGTTTCCCGCAGGGCCAGCAGCACGTCCAGCAGCAGAACTCCCCTCAGGGCTCGCCCCCGCCGCCGTTCCAGCAGGGGGAGCAGGGTCCGCCGCCTCCGCCCTTCCAGCAGCAGGGGGAACAGGGTCCGCCGCCTCCCCCGTTCCAGCAGCAGGGCCCGCCGCCTCCGTTCCAGCAGCAGGGACAGCAGGGCCCGCCCCCGCCGTTCCAGCAGCAGCAGAGCGCACCGCCCGCGTTCCAGCAGACGACTCCCCCGGTCTTCGAGCAGCCGGGACCGCCGGCCCCGCCGCAGCCGCAGGGACCCCTGACCGGCGGTGACGACTGGCTGCTGTCCCCGCCCTCGCAGGCCCAGGGCCCGCAGGCGCCGATGCAGCAGCCGCCGTATCCGGGCCAGGACCAGGGACCGGGCCAGGCTCAGGGCCCCGGTCAGGGTCAGGGCCCCGGTCAGGCTCAGGGCCCCGGTCAGGGTCAGGGTCAGCCTCCGCAGTCCATGAACTGGACCGCGGTCATCGCGCCCGACCGTGAGTACTTCCTGGCGATGATGCAGCGCAGCGGCCCCGAGGCCACCGGGCTCAACCTCCCGGCGTACTCCCCGGAGCAGCAACTCCCGCTCATCGGCAACCAGATCACCATCGGCCGCCGCCGGCACAGCACGGGCGAGTCCCCCGACATCGACCTGTCCGTGCCTCCGGAGGACCCGGGCGTCTCGCACCAGCACGCGGTGCTGGTGCAGCAGCCGGACAGCAGCTGGGCCGTCGTCGACCAGAACTCGACGAACGGCACCACGCTCAACGGCGCCGAGGACCCGATCCAGCCCTACGTCCCCGTACCTCTCCAGGACGGCGACCAGGTGCACGTCGGGGCGTGGACGACGATCACGATCCGCCGGGACTGA
- a CDS encoding globin, whose protein sequence is MTENPRDTLQEQTFYELVGGEETFRRLVHRFYQGVAGDPLLRPMYPEEDLGPAEERFTLFLMQYWGGPRTYSDERGHPRLRMRHAPFRVDRAAHDAWLSHMRVALDELGLAPEHERQLWDYLTYAAASMVNTEG, encoded by the coding sequence GTGACTGAGAATCCGCGCGACACGCTGCAGGAGCAGACCTTCTACGAGCTGGTCGGCGGCGAGGAGACCTTCCGGCGCCTGGTCCACCGTTTCTACCAGGGCGTGGCCGGGGACCCGCTGCTGCGGCCGATGTACCCGGAGGAGGATCTGGGCCCGGCCGAGGAGCGGTTCACGCTGTTCCTGATGCAGTACTGGGGCGGCCCCCGCACCTACAGCGACGAGCGCGGACATCCCCGGCTGCGGATGCGGCACGCGCCGTTCCGGGTGGACCGTGCCGCGCACGACGCCTGGCTGAGCCATATGCGGGTGGCGCTGGACGAACTGGGGCTGGCCCCGGAGCACGAGCGGCAGCTGTGGGACTACCTCACCTACGCGGCCGCCTCGATGGTGAACACCGAGGGCTGA